The following are encoded together in the Malaya genurostris strain Urasoe2022 chromosome 3, Malgen_1.1, whole genome shotgun sequence genome:
- the LOC131437061 gene encoding transient receptor potential cation channel protein painless-like: protein MEPTLTTLITLLKSHNEVAFTQALGQFKNNKTNANEWRNDLNEMMNVAVQYGKLSLVKRLTNEDYVFDAESDLSSHLARCSSSGHHELLAFILSKTGYLAADIQAINSFPLISLVIKEINTLKDSRKCPFFKCLYILLDDNRVDIDKQDEQGFSALHYAVKYKVDAAVELLLNRSAYIGTKNAFKELPICEMNPRILEEYLNSCITANDKRPGDEAYEVNFDFSCLVPPKCKSSIRNDYPDHDEMLPIVYMSHSDDLKYLLKHPLISSFMLIKWLRLSIYFYINLVICTISFLAFTSYVVGCYGQENVDRWIKEILRITSLFGTTYMALRELGQMLLHATMYFSSIENWMEIALIGVSYTVLLNEFPSETRQILSAAVIMLSAMEFTLLVGTLPILSISTHMVMLKTVSKNFLKSLILYSIILISFAFCFYTLFKVNNSANYLSNESANEKDDKFNDFGDVGSSLLKTVVMLTGEFEAADIKFRNSISYLIFVLFLFFVTLVIFNLMNGLAVSDTVAIKTAAELIGLSQKVEVISRYEHALYHSKPNANGMLIKLIFFIFPQNFLQLFPNYLPLHRVIVTPNQSNAIFIPHFRKHTDTETGKVDVESNIELLADGGDQNERVKLIVGCCILPSFSKMDSKIMKYAKEILHSRNRRNYAVPEQSSQSVEMRLAKLEGNMELILQRLSNWGMK, encoded by the exons ATGGAACCAACTCTAACGACCCTTATAACCTTGTTGAAGAGCCATAATGAGGTAGCATTTACTCAGGCACTGGGGCAGtttaaaaacaacaaaacaaatgcCAATGAATGGCGCAATGATTTGAATGAAATGATGAATGTCGCGGTTCAGTATGGAAAATTGTCACTGGTGAAAAGGTTAACTAATGAAGATTATGTTTTTGATGCAGAGTCCGATTTGTCGTCACATTTGGCCCGATGTTCCAGCTCCGGTCACCATGAATTACTAGCATTCATTCTATCGAAAACTGGATACTTGGCCGCTGATATTCAAGCTATAAACTCATTTCCTCTGATTTCACTGGTGATTAAAGAGATAAATACCCTTAAAGACAGCAGGAAGTGTCCATTTTTCAAGTGCTTGTACATTTTGCTGGATGATAATCGTGTCGACATCGACAAACAAGACGAGCAAGGATTCAGCGCGCTACATTATGCAGTGAAATATAAAGTCGATGCTGCCGTGGAGTTGTTGTTGAATCGCTCGGCTTATATTGGGACAAAGAATGCGTTCAAAGAACTACCCATTTGCGAAATGAATCCTCGAATTCTCGAAGAATATTTGAACTCGTGCATAACTGCAAACGACAAAAGACCAGGTGATGAAGCTTACGAGGTGAACTTCGATTTCTCCTGCTTGGTTCCTCCAAAATGTAAGAGTTCGATTCGAAATGACTATCCAGACCACGATGAAATGCTACCGATCGTTTATATGTCTCATTCGGATGATTTAAAATATTTGCTAAAGCATCCACTAATATCTAGTTTCATGTTGATCAAATGGTTGCGACtgagcatttatttttatatcaatCTAGTGATATGCACAATTTCGTTTCTAGCTTTCACAAGCTACGTAGTAGGATGTTATGGCCAGGAAAACGTAGATCGATGGATCAAAGAAATACTTCGCATTACTTCCCTGTTCGGAACAACTTACATGGCACTCAGGGAGCTTGGCCAGATGTTACTGCATGCAACGATGTACTTCTCGTCGATAGAAAACTGGATGGAGATAGCTTTGATTGGGGTGTCGTACACGGTTTTACTAAACGAATTTCCTAGTGAAACGAGACAGATTCTGTCTGCGGCGGTTATTATGTTGTCTGCAATGGAGTTCACGCTGTTGGTTGGAACGTTGCCTATTCTATCGATATCGACGCACATGGTTATGCTGAAAACAGTATctaaaaactttttgaaaagttTAATACTCTATTCCATCATTctgatctcatttgcattttgtTTCTACACGCTGTTCAAAGTGAACAATAGTGCGAATTATTTGTCGAACGAAAGTGCTAACGAAAAGGATGACAAGTTCAATGATTTTGGTGACGTTGGTAGCTCATTACTGAAAACAGTGGTGATGTTAACAG GAGAATTCGAAGCAGCTGACATAAAATTTCGAAACAGTATCAGCTATTtgatatttgttttgtttttgttttttgtcaccCTTGTCATTTTCAACTTGATGAATGGGTTAGCAGTCAGTGACACGGTG GCAATCAAGACTGCGGCGGAATTAATAGGACTTTCTCAAAAAGTTGAAGTTATTTCCAGGTATGAACACGCCTTGTATCATTCAAAACCGAATGCTAATGGAATGCT aattaaactaatatttttcatCTTCCCGCAAAACTTTCTGCAACTTTTCCCAAACTATTTACCGCTCCATCGTGTAATAGTGACACCGAATCAATCAAACGCGATATTCATTCCGCATTTCCGCAAGCACACGGACACGGAAACTGGAAAAGTCGACGTGGAAAGCAACATTGAACTGCTGGCGGATGGGGGCGACCAAAACGAGCGAGTTAAACTGATCGTTGGTTGCTGTATTCTGCCCTCGTTTTCAAAGATGGACAGCAAAATAATGAAATACGCAAAGGAGATACTGCATTCCCGCAACAGGCGGAACTATGCGGTACCGGAACAATCTTCACAATCGGTCGAAATGAGGCTTGCTAAGCTGGAAGGCAACATGGAACTGATATTGCAGCGTTTGAGCAATTGGGGAATGAAATAG